ATGAAAGCATCTACTTTTTTCCTAGGCCTAGCAACAGGCACAGTTGCGGCAGCGATTACTGTACTCTATTCAACTCCAAAATCAGGTAGTGAAATTCGCACTTCTGTAAAAAGCGCTTCAACTGACTTTAGAGAAACATTTGGTGATATTAAACAAAAAGTAAATAATTTAAAACACTCGATTTCCAGTCTTTCAAAAGAAGCAAAAGAAACTGTCCCAGGCGCTGCCCGCGGAATCAAACAGTCATTTGAAAATTGGCAACAATCGACAGAACCAAATCGAATACGCCTCGAAAAAGAACTAACTGCAATCCAAGATGCACTGGAGAACTTAGAGCAAACGATAGCAGCGCAGCA
The sequence above is drawn from the Sporosarcina sp. 6E9 genome and encodes:
- a CDS encoding YtxH domain-containing protein; translation: MKASTFFLGLATGTVAAAITVLYSTPKSGSEIRTSVKSASTDFRETFGDIKQKVNNLKHSISSLSKEAKETVPGAARGIKQSFENWQQSTEPNRIRLEKELTAIQDALENLEQTIAAQQK